In Priestia filamentosa, the DNA window AAGAAATCGATATCTCTTCTTGCTGTTACCGCCAGTGAGTTTCCGAATGACCTTATCTTCATGGCGAACATATCTACTTTATGGAACAGCATAATTTTGTCAGAAAAAGG includes these proteins:
- a CDS encoding DUF3231 family protein, which codes for PFSDKIMLFHKVDMFAMKIRSFGNSLAVTARRDIDFLYIRTLMNIGLFVDDGINILIDKGWLESPPKAYDRI